A genomic region of Micromonospora sp. NBRC 110009 contains the following coding sequences:
- a CDS encoding ATP-binding cassette domain-containing protein, which yields MTNLAIAANGLRKSYGDKVVLDGVDLAVSEGTIFSLLGPNGAGKTTAVKILSTLISPDPASGDIRVGGHDLAADPQAVRTAIGVTGQFSAVDGLITGEENMLLMADLHHLAKRDGLRTAAELLERFDLTEAAKKPASTYSGGMKRRLDLAMTLVGNPRIIFLDEPTTGLDPRSRHNMWQIIRELVSDGVTVFLTTQYLEEADELADRIAVLNDGKIAAEGTAEELKRLIPGGHVRLRFTDPASYQSAAFALRDATRDDESLALRIPSGGSQRELRSILDWLDSASIEADELTVHTPDLDDVFFALTGGARVPNQPKEAVR from the coding sequence ATGACCAACCTGGCCATCGCGGCGAACGGGCTGCGCAAGTCCTACGGCGACAAGGTCGTGCTCGACGGCGTCGACCTGGCCGTCTCCGAAGGAACGATCTTCTCCCTGCTCGGCCCGAACGGCGCCGGCAAGACCACCGCCGTGAAGATCCTCTCCACCCTCATCTCCCCCGACCCCGCCTCCGGCGACATCCGCGTCGGCGGCCACGACCTCGCCGCCGACCCGCAGGCGGTCCGCACCGCGATCGGCGTCACCGGCCAGTTCTCCGCCGTCGACGGCCTGATCACCGGCGAGGAGAACATGCTCCTCATGGCCGACCTGCACCACCTGGCCAAGCGCGACGGCCTCCGCACCGCCGCCGAGCTGCTGGAGCGCTTCGACCTCACCGAAGCCGCGAAGAAGCCCGCCTCCACCTACTCCGGCGGCATGAAGCGCCGCCTCGACCTCGCCATGACCCTGGTCGGCAACCCGCGGATCATCTTCCTCGACGAGCCCACCACCGGCCTCGACCCCCGCAGCCGCCACAACATGTGGCAGATCATCCGCGAGCTCGTCTCCGACGGCGTCACCGTCTTCCTCACCACCCAGTACCTGGAGGAGGCCGACGAGCTCGCCGACCGTATCGCGGTGCTCAACGACGGGAAGATCGCCGCCGAGGGCACCGCCGAGGAGCTGAAGCGGCTCATCCCCGGCGGGCACGTTCGGCTCCGCTTCACCGACCCGGCCTCGTACCAGTCCGCGGCCTTCGCGCTCCGCGACGCCACCCGCGACGACGAGTCCCTCGCGCTGCGGATCCCCAGCGGCGGCAGCCAGCGCGAGCTTCGCTCCATCCTCGACTGGCTGGACTCGGCCAGCATCGAGGCCGACGAGCTGACCGTGCACACCCCCGACCTCGACGACGTGTTCTTCGCCCTGACCGGCGGCGCCCGCGTCCCCAACCAGCCCAAGGAGGCCGTCCGATGA
- a CDS encoding DUF4097 family beta strand repeat-containing protein, protein MQKFDTPTPISAVLDIPAGRVQFIAADRADTTVEVLPADASKSRDVRVAEQTKVEYADGVLRIEASAKNQFLGPSGSIEVTVQLPAGSRVEAKAASAEFRAVGRFGDVAFDGAHGAIKLDEAASVRLTALAGDVSVGRLNGPAEISTAKGDIRIAEAVRGTVVLRTQAGDVSVGAAHGVSASLDAGTGYGRIQNALKNTEGVADLNIHATTAHGDIVARSL, encoded by the coding sequence ATGCAGAAGTTCGACACCCCCACCCCGATCTCCGCCGTCCTCGACATCCCCGCGGGGCGCGTCCAGTTCATCGCCGCCGACCGGGCCGACACCACGGTCGAGGTCCTGCCCGCGGACGCCTCGAAGAGCCGCGACGTGAGGGTGGCGGAGCAGACCAAGGTCGAATACGCCGACGGCGTCCTGCGGATCGAGGCCTCGGCGAAGAACCAGTTCCTCGGCCCCTCCGGATCCATCGAGGTGACGGTCCAGCTGCCCGCCGGTTCCCGGGTCGAGGCGAAGGCGGCCAGCGCCGAATTCCGGGCCGTCGGACGGTTCGGCGACGTCGCCTTCGACGGCGCGCACGGCGCGATCAAGCTCGACGAGGCCGCGAGCGTCCGCCTCACCGCCCTCGCGGGTGACGTCTCGGTCGGCCGCCTCAACGGCCCTGCGGAGATCAGCACCGCAAAGGGCGACATCCGGATCGCCGAGGCCGTGCGCGGCACGGTCGTGCTGCGCACCCAGGCCGGCGACGTGTCGGTCGGCGCCGCCCACGGAGTTTCCGCCTCCCTGGACGCCGGCACCGGCTACGGCCGGATTCAGAACGCGCTCAAGAACACCGAAGGCGTCGCCGACCTGAACATCCACGCGACCACCGCCCACGGCGACATCGTCGCCCGCAGCCTCTGA
- a CDS encoding GbsR/MarR family transcriptional regulator, which translates to MPGGRLTQQERQQIALGLADGLAYAEIARRLDRPTSTITREVMRNGGPTAYRADLAHRATERRAHRRRQAAPRGPEAPPPAHGRDAEAVREYEETFTTLLMQQGLPKMMSRVLTCLFTTDEGSLTASELVQRLQVSPASISKAMTFLESQGLIRRERDERRRERYAVDNDVWYQSMIAAARSNAQLAETARQGVSILGPDTPAATRLENIARFVDFVAESITRAAEQAREILYTKPEATSGGTATPSSDRG; encoded by the coding sequence ATGCCGGGAGGCAGGCTCACCCAGCAGGAACGCCAGCAGATCGCGCTGGGGCTGGCCGACGGGCTCGCCTACGCGGAGATCGCCAGGCGCCTCGACCGCCCCACCTCGACGATCACGCGTGAGGTGATGCGGAACGGCGGCCCCACCGCCTACCGCGCCGACCTGGCCCACCGCGCCACGGAACGCCGCGCCCACCGGCGCCGGCAGGCCGCTCCCCGAGGGCCGGAGGCGCCCCCACCGGCCCACGGACGTGACGCCGAGGCCGTGCGCGAGTACGAGGAGACGTTCACCACGCTCCTCATGCAACAGGGCCTGCCGAAGATGATGTCCCGGGTGCTGACCTGCCTCTTCACCACCGACGAGGGGAGCCTCACCGCGTCCGAACTCGTCCAGCGTCTCCAGGTCAGCCCGGCGTCCATCTCCAAGGCGATGACGTTCCTCGAAAGCCAGGGCCTCATCCGCCGGGAACGCGACGAACGCCGCCGCGAGCGCTACGCCGTCGACAACGACGTCTGGTACCAGTCGATGATCGCGGCCGCCCGATCCAACGCCCAGCTCGCCGAGACCGCGCGGCAGGGCGTCAGCATCCTCGGCCCCGACACCCCGGCCGCCACCCGCCTCGAGAACATCGCCCGCTTCGTCGACTTCGTCGCCGAGAGCATCACCCGCGCCGCGGAGCAGGCCCGCGAGATCCTCTACACGAAACCCGAAGCGACCTCGGGCGGCACTGCCACGCCAAGTTCAGATCGCGGATAG
- a CDS encoding GNAT family N-acetyltransferase → MIERVWSLWTGLTRASVEAPKPGEICVVVSPESLLCPPGWVGIVRIEGATLATVPDDQMVDRVRLALGQSDPITALEPAEVVGPAWLSYLDPADFVPCGGDVERLPVGHPAVKDLIARVDQADADEAGLDGIASDAFVVRDADEVISASGYRPWLDTAAHLSVLTAPGGRGQGLARVVASAAAADALDRGLVPQWRARVEPSRRVAGALGFREVGSQVRLRLPFEGD, encoded by the coding sequence ATGATTGAGCGTGTTTGGTCTCTGTGGACGGGTTTGACCCGGGCGTCTGTGGAGGCTCCGAAGCCCGGGGAGATCTGCGTAGTGGTCTCGCCCGAGTCGTTGCTGTGTCCGCCGGGTTGGGTGGGCATTGTCCGGATCGAAGGGGCGACGCTTGCGACCGTTCCGGACGACCAGATGGTTGATCGGGTTCGACTCGCCCTGGGGCAATCGGATCCGATCACCGCGCTTGAGCCGGCTGAGGTGGTCGGCCCGGCCTGGCTGTCCTATCTCGACCCCGCCGATTTCGTTCCCTGCGGCGGGGACGTCGAGCGATTGCCGGTTGGCCACCCGGCGGTCAAGGACCTGATTGCTCGAGTGGACCAGGCGGATGCGGACGAGGCTGGGCTGGATGGGATTGCATCGGACGCCTTCGTCGTGAGGGACGCGGATGAGGTGATTTCTGCCTCCGGCTATCGGCCGTGGTTGGATACCGCCGCTCACCTGTCGGTGCTGACGGCTCCGGGTGGGCGCGGCCAGGGGCTCGCGCGGGTGGTTGCATCGGCGGCTGCCGCCGACGCGCTCGATCGTGGGCTGGTGCCGCAGTGGCGGGCTCGAGTCGAGCCCTCGCGGCGAGTGGCTGGGGCTCTGGGATTCCGTGAGGTGGGATCGCAGGTCCGCCTGCGCTTGCCTTTCGAAGGAGATTGA
- a CDS encoding phosphotransferase enzyme family protein, with the protein MIDKPGVDERLLAAEVAAAWSVDVADLVFMPVGLDGHAWAYRVDTSDGERYFLKMRRGDFTRAAVLLPGFLRVQGVRQVVAPIDLPDGGASRAFGDYQLLLYPFHDGGSLWGRGLTDRQWIEYGEFLGRLHAVTPSADIAAVLPAETYRSSAAERLQTLGGQAAASQALGAFGDRYGAALHRLSETVDDLASRVTQTQHVICHADIHPGNLIADDGGPLHVVDWDAPILAPRERDLMFIYSQDFGDHPINAHRAELFRRGYGPLEPDQTMLSYYRSERHLDDVAVFLGSILNPEASPESRANDLHWLTRIAETVADPSYAP; encoded by the coding sequence GTGATCGACAAGCCCGGCGTTGACGAGCGGCTTCTGGCGGCCGAGGTGGCCGCCGCCTGGTCCGTGGACGTCGCCGATCTCGTGTTCATGCCGGTCGGGCTCGACGGGCACGCATGGGCGTACCGGGTAGACACGTCCGACGGCGAGCGCTACTTCCTGAAGATGCGCCGCGGCGATTTCACCCGGGCTGCCGTCCTGCTGCCCGGTTTCCTCCGAGTGCAGGGCGTCAGGCAGGTCGTAGCTCCGATAGACCTTCCAGACGGCGGAGCCAGTCGCGCGTTCGGGGACTACCAGTTGCTGCTCTACCCGTTCCACGACGGGGGCAGCCTGTGGGGCCGCGGCCTCACCGACCGCCAGTGGATCGAGTACGGCGAGTTCCTGGGTCGGCTGCATGCGGTCACGCCGAGCGCCGACATCGCCGCCGTCTTGCCGGCCGAGACCTACCGATCAAGCGCCGCCGAGCGGCTGCAAACCCTCGGCGGGCAGGCTGCGGCGAGCCAGGCCCTCGGCGCTTTTGGGGACCGGTACGGCGCCGCGCTGCATCGGTTGTCGGAGACGGTCGACGACCTCGCCTCCCGCGTGACGCAAACTCAACACGTCATCTGCCACGCCGACATCCACCCCGGCAACCTGATCGCTGACGACGGTGGTCCCCTGCACGTCGTGGACTGGGACGCGCCGATCCTCGCGCCGCGCGAACGGGACCTGATGTTCATCTACAGCCAAGACTTCGGCGACCACCCGATCAACGCGCACCGCGCCGAACTCTTCCGGCGAGGCTATGGGCCGCTAGAACCGGACCAGACCATGCTGAGCTACTACCGCAGCGAGCGGCACCTCGACGACGTCGCCGTATTTCTAGGCAGCATCCTCAACCCAGAGGCCAGTCCAGAATCTCGAGCCAACGACCTGCACTGGCTCACCCGCATCGCCGAGACCGTCGCCGACCCCAGCTACGCGCCCTGA
- a CDS encoding low temperature requirement protein A, whose product MAEPDRAGSGGRGPRPGIRPVTERTHVTTAELFFDLVFVVAFLQVTTRMSDEARLLNVLQGILLLTTLWWSWSLFAWLGNRANANYGLSRLALLTATPIMFVLSVSIPEAFTDRPGGVYMPFVFVAGFVLVRAIYLALRIYASPGLRRRDLAALTVPMLVAVGLLTAAAALPLTGLDTGRVGIGQVTLWAVAAVVDYAFGMALPIGDRRIFSVRHWTERHNLIVIVAIGEVLVAIGLAGAHLPGTLGLLIASALAVAVAGSIEWIYFDLSALAGESALYAADPARRAGLGRDGYSYLHLPMITGVILLALGLKHVPSLVGDEAAYRRGDPLDDLGRYGMYGGVALFLLAHAAFQWRLSPRIGTIIWPRLTAAAVLLATIPVTTRISALRALMWLAVVCLVTAVAEFVVSRPQRRRLRSTLLEEAEAAWPPADDADQPGSAPF is encoded by the coding sequence GTGGCTGAACCTGACCGCGCCGGTTCGGGTGGTCGAGGCCCACGACCCGGCATCCGCCCCGTCACCGAGCGGACCCACGTCACTACGGCCGAGCTCTTCTTCGACCTGGTGTTCGTGGTCGCCTTCCTTCAGGTCACCACCCGGATGTCAGACGAGGCCAGGCTGCTCAACGTGCTGCAGGGAATTTTGCTGCTCACCACGCTCTGGTGGTCCTGGTCGCTGTTCGCCTGGCTGGGCAACCGGGCAAACGCCAACTACGGCCTGTCTCGTCTGGCACTCCTGACCGCGACGCCGATCATGTTCGTGCTCTCGGTCTCCATTCCCGAAGCCTTCACCGACCGGCCCGGCGGGGTGTACATGCCGTTCGTCTTCGTCGCCGGGTTCGTCCTGGTGCGGGCCATCTACCTGGCGCTGCGGATCTACGCTTCGCCCGGGCTGCGCCGCCGGGACCTCGCGGCGCTCACCGTGCCGATGCTCGTCGCTGTCGGGCTGCTGACCGCCGCGGCCGCACTGCCGCTGACCGGCCTCGACACCGGCCGCGTAGGGATCGGGCAGGTGACGCTCTGGGCGGTCGCGGCCGTCGTGGACTACGCCTTCGGGATGGCCCTGCCCATCGGCGACCGGCGGATCTTCTCCGTCCGGCATTGGACGGAACGGCACAACCTCATCGTCATCGTGGCGATCGGCGAGGTGTTGGTGGCGATCGGGCTGGCCGGAGCCCACCTGCCCGGCACGCTGGGGCTGCTCATTGCCTCGGCGCTCGCCGTCGCCGTCGCCGGCTCGATCGAGTGGATCTACTTCGACCTGTCGGCACTCGCCGGCGAGAGCGCGCTGTACGCGGCGGATCCGGCCCGGCGGGCGGGGCTCGGACGGGACGGGTACAGCTACCTCCACCTTCCGATGATCACGGGAGTCATTCTGCTGGCGCTCGGCCTGAAGCACGTGCCCTCTCTCGTCGGCGACGAGGCGGCGTACCGGCGCGGCGACCCGCTCGACGACCTCGGCCGGTACGGGATGTACGGCGGCGTGGCCCTGTTCCTGCTCGCCCACGCCGCGTTCCAGTGGCGGCTGAGCCCCCGGATCGGCACTATCATCTGGCCACGGCTCACCGCGGCGGCCGTGCTGCTGGCGACGATCCCCGTCACCACGCGGATCTCCGCTCTGCGGGCCTTGATGTGGCTGGCCGTCGTCTGCCTCGTCACGGCGGTGGCGGAGTTCGTCGTCAGCCGCCCGCAACGGCGGCGGCTGCGGAGCACGCTCCTCGAGGAGGCGGAGGCGGCCTGGCCACCGGCGGACGACGCCGACCAGCCTGGGTCGGCGCCGTTCTGA
- a CDS encoding dihydrofolate reductase family protein — protein sequence MAKIVSNFFISLDGVVERPDQWHFPYFDDEMGAVVGRGVEAATAFLMGRRQYQEWAEYWPSQTGGEDGDFASFINSVPKYVLSNTLTEATWQNSTLLAGESVADRLREIKKRSDGEIAMSGSATTVRWLLANGLLDELRLLVHPIAVGRGQRLFEDTPTHPLRLTSNETLKSGVLNLTYVPAS from the coding sequence ATGGCCAAGATCGTCTCGAACTTCTTCATCTCGCTGGACGGCGTCGTGGAGCGGCCCGACCAGTGGCACTTCCCCTACTTCGACGATGAGATGGGCGCCGTCGTCGGCCGCGGGGTGGAGGCGGCGACGGCGTTCCTGATGGGGCGCCGGCAGTACCAGGAGTGGGCGGAGTACTGGCCGAGCCAGACCGGGGGCGAGGACGGGGACTTCGCCTCGTTCATCAACTCGGTGCCGAAGTACGTGCTGTCCAACACACTCACCGAGGCCACCTGGCAGAACTCGACCCTGCTCGCCGGCGAGTCGGTCGCGGACCGGCTGCGGGAGATCAAGAAGCGGTCCGACGGGGAGATCGCCATGTCCGGCAGCGCCACCACGGTCCGGTGGCTGCTGGCCAACGGTCTGCTGGACGAGCTGCGTCTGCTGGTCCACCCGATCGCGGTCGGCCGCGGCCAGCGCCTCTTCGAGGACACGCCGACCCACCCCCTGCGCCTGACCAGCAACGAGACCCTCAAGAGCGGCGTCCTCAACCTGACCTACGTCCCGGCCAGCTGA
- the sepX gene encoding divisome protein SepX/GlpR: MRVPTSVLLAVLAAAGLLALAPALVRRYDATERLVAERAQSTARVLQRRRRRRTVPGRRPLHPPRALMVTLSEDADTGRLSPPVSAPPARRRSGRLRSVPPAPARSRRRHPPKRRHTPAIYRRRRVLAALLLLNFVELIGVVLVSPGFWISVSVTGALLVAYVVHLRQRALAERRRRRAEAREAAWLAARQAEVRREQARRAAARREAQRRLAAQREAVRRTAMGLDRPADLPPAASGGSVSYRRAGGLRGRPYQTGRGA, translated from the coding sequence GTGAGGGTGCCGACCTCGGTGCTCCTCGCCGTCCTCGCCGCCGCCGGTCTGCTCGCCCTCGCGCCGGCGCTGGTCCGCCGGTACGACGCCACCGAGCGGCTGGTGGCGGAGCGGGCGCAGTCGACGGCGCGGGTGCTTCAGCGCCGCCGTCGGCGGCGCACCGTGCCCGGACGGCGACCGCTGCACCCGCCGCGCGCCCTCATGGTCACCCTGAGTGAAGATGCGGACACGGGGCGTCTGTCTCCGCCGGTCTCCGCGCCCCCGGCGCGGCGCCGCTCCGGCCGGCTTCGGTCGGTGCCGCCCGCCCCGGCCAGGTCCCGCCGGCGGCACCCACCGAAGCGGCGGCACACCCCGGCGATCTACCGCCGGCGGCGCGTTCTCGCCGCGCTGCTGCTGCTCAACTTCGTCGAGCTGATCGGCGTGGTGCTGGTCAGCCCCGGGTTCTGGATCAGCGTCTCGGTCACCGGCGCCCTGCTCGTGGCCTACGTCGTACACCTGCGGCAGCGTGCTTTGGCCGAGCGCCGGCGGCGGCGGGCGGAGGCCCGGGAGGCCGCCTGGCTGGCCGCCCGCCAGGCCGAGGTGCGCCGCGAGCAGGCCCGCCGCGCCGCTGCCCGCCGCGAGGCGCAGCGGCGCCTGGCCGCCCAGCGCGAGGCGGTCCGGCGTACGGCGATGGGCCTGGACCGGCCCGCGGACCTGCCGCCGGCCGCGAGCGGCGGCTCGGTCTCCTACCGCCGGGCCGGCGGGCTGCGCGGCCGGCCGTATCAGACGGGCCGCGGCGCCTGA
- a CDS encoding GNAT family N-acetyltransferase gives MFRRPPGWPAVLVDGPVVLRPYRRSDAAAWSEIRRANRAWLSPWESHVPGGWDELNSPAAFRFVHADQRRSARTGDGMPFAVCLREHGQERLVGHLNIGSIVRRAFCSGYVGYWVDSRVAGRGVIPTAVALAVDHAFGPGGLHRIEVNIRPENTPSRRVVEKLGFREEAYHVRYMHIDGAWRDHIGYAMTSEDVLAEGGLLARWHRVRDSRG, from the coding sequence ATGTTCCGACGCCCGCCGGGTTGGCCGGCGGTGCTGGTGGACGGTCCGGTGGTGCTGCGGCCGTACCGGCGCTCCGACGCGGCGGCCTGGTCGGAGATCCGGCGCGCCAACCGGGCCTGGCTGTCCCCGTGGGAGTCTCACGTGCCGGGGGGCTGGGACGAGCTGAACTCGCCGGCCGCGTTCCGCTTCGTCCACGCCGACCAGCGCCGGTCCGCCCGGACCGGCGACGGCATGCCGTTCGCGGTCTGCCTGCGCGAGCACGGGCAGGAGCGGCTGGTCGGCCATCTCAACATCGGGAGCATCGTCCGCCGGGCGTTCTGCTCCGGGTACGTCGGCTACTGGGTCGACTCCAGAGTGGCCGGTCGCGGGGTGATCCCCACCGCGGTGGCCCTGGCCGTGGACCACGCCTTCGGCCCGGGCGGGCTGCACCGGATCGAGGTGAACATCCGGCCGGAGAACACCCCGTCCCGCCGGGTGGTGGAGAAGCTGGGCTTCCGCGAGGAGGCGTACCACGTCCGCTACATGCACATCGACGGCGCCTGGCGTGACCACATCGGATACGCCATGACCAGCGAGGACGTCCTCGCCGAGGGCGGGCTGCTGGCGCGGTGGCACCGCGTACGTGACAGTCGAGGGTGA
- a CDS encoding molybdopterin molybdotransferase MoeA produces the protein MTATADAEAAANGLTPLADYLGSVLRRLRALPPLDLDLTQAYGNVLAEDVVAPHSFPAFDQAAVDGYAARWEDISGGSRGPGYVPAPSGMPGGRSIRLNVVGDLGAASWRPVRLTPGSCFSVAAGAPLPIAADVVVPVEWTDQGMAAVEIFRAPKRGFGVRRAGEELPAGTLLARAGTYVSPALVAVFAATGIGHVVVRPSPRVVIVATGDELVDVGRGSQPGQVVDTNSHALTAAAAEAGALAYRVGICDDDPEALRGLLEDQTLRADLIITTGGTGTGPGDMVRRILSRREGGRAGPVTFTEVALYPGTALGFGTVGAEEVPVVCLPGEPGAALIGFEVLARPAIQLLAGAEPVFRPSVRAHLLETVSSPAGLREFRPAHVAERRGGGYTVQPLAGGPFTLSGLAEANGLLVLGERVTTAAAGSTVDVLLLDRRR, from the coding sequence ATGACCGCGACGGCCGACGCCGAGGCGGCCGCGAACGGGTTGACGCCGCTCGCCGACTACCTGGGCAGCGTGCTGCGCAGGTTACGCGCGCTGCCTCCGCTCGACCTCGACCTGACCCAGGCGTACGGCAACGTCCTCGCCGAGGACGTGGTCGCGCCGCACTCCTTCCCCGCCTTCGACCAGGCGGCGGTGGACGGGTACGCCGCGCGCTGGGAGGACATCTCCGGAGGGAGCCGGGGGCCGGGCTACGTCCCGGCCCCCTCCGGTATGCCCGGCGGCCGCAGCATCCGGTTGAACGTGGTCGGCGACCTGGGCGCGGCCAGCTGGCGGCCGGTCCGGCTCACGCCCGGCTCCTGCTTCTCGGTGGCGGCCGGCGCGCCGCTGCCCATCGCCGCCGACGTGGTCGTCCCGGTGGAGTGGACCGACCAGGGCATGGCCGCGGTGGAGATCTTCCGCGCCCCGAAGCGCGGTTTCGGCGTCCGCCGCGCCGGTGAGGAGCTGCCCGCCGGCACCCTGCTCGCCCGCGCCGGCACGTACGTCTCGCCAGCCCTGGTGGCCGTCTTCGCCGCCACCGGCATCGGGCACGTGGTGGTCCGGCCCAGCCCGCGGGTGGTCATCGTGGCCACCGGCGACGAGCTGGTCGATGTCGGCCGGGGCAGCCAGCCCGGCCAGGTGGTGGACACCAACTCGCACGCGCTGACCGCCGCCGCGGCCGAGGCGGGGGCGCTCGCCTACCGGGTGGGGATCTGCGACGACGATCCGGAGGCGCTGCGCGGCCTGCTGGAGGACCAGACGCTGCGGGCCGACCTGATCATCACCACCGGCGGCACCGGCACCGGCCCGGGCGACATGGTCCGGCGGATCCTGTCCAGGCGCGAGGGCGGTCGCGCCGGCCCGGTCACCTTCACGGAGGTGGCCCTCTATCCCGGAACGGCCCTCGGATTCGGTACGGTCGGCGCCGAGGAGGTGCCGGTGGTGTGTCTTCCCGGTGAGCCCGGCGCGGCGCTGATCGGCTTCGAGGTGCTGGCCCGGCCGGCCATTCAGCTGCTGGCCGGCGCGGAGCCGGTGTTCCGGCCCAGCGTCCGGGCGCACCTGCTGGAGACGGTCTCGTCCCCAGCGGGGTTGCGCGAGTTCCGCCCGGCGCACGTGGCCGAGCGACGCGGCGGCGGATACACCGTGCAGCCGCTCGCGGGCGGGCCGTTCACCCTCTCCGGCCTGGCCGAGGCGAACGGCCTGCTGGTTCTCGGCGAGCGGGTCACCACCGCCGCCGCCGGTTCGACGGTGGACGTCCTGCTGCTGGACCGGCGCCGGTGA
- a CDS encoding UTP--glucose-1-phosphate uridylyltransferase, giving the protein MSEHSANPSATAAAGRAHAVKAVIPAAGLATRFLPATKAVPKELLPVVDRPVLQYIVEEATQAGINDVLLITGRGKTSMVDHFDRRPDLEARLEKKPELLEAVRRPSELAEIYTCRQPEQLGLGHAVGYAELHVGDQPFAVLLGDEFVKPSEPLLPAMLELQARTGGIVLAFFEVDPADTTRYGIASVEPAEPEFNDIAEIVKVTGMVEKPKPEDAPSNLAVLGRYVLPGRIFDAIKRTKPGSGGEIQLTDAMELLRTEGVPVHAIVYRGTRYDTGMPLGYLQTVVQIAVEREDLGAEFRKWLAEFVNADASGGPNT; this is encoded by the coding sequence ATGTCGGAGCACTCAGCGAACCCCTCAGCGACCGCCGCGGCCGGTCGCGCCCACGCGGTCAAGGCGGTCATCCCGGCCGCCGGCCTGGCCACCCGGTTCCTGCCGGCCACCAAGGCGGTCCCCAAGGAACTGCTGCCGGTCGTCGACCGGCCGGTGCTGCAGTACATCGTCGAGGAGGCCACCCAGGCCGGGATCAACGACGTGCTGCTGATCACCGGGCGGGGCAAGACGTCGATGGTGGACCACTTCGACCGTCGCCCCGACCTGGAGGCCCGGCTGGAGAAGAAGCCGGAGCTGCTGGAGGCGGTCCGCCGGCCCAGCGAGCTGGCCGAGATCTACACCTGCCGGCAGCCCGAACAGCTCGGCCTCGGCCACGCCGTCGGGTACGCCGAGCTCCACGTCGGCGACCAGCCGTTCGCGGTGCTGCTCGGTGACGAGTTCGTCAAGCCGTCCGAGCCGCTGCTGCCGGCGATGCTGGAGCTTCAGGCCCGCACCGGCGGCATCGTGCTGGCGTTCTTCGAGGTCGATCCGGCCGACACCACGCGGTACGGCATCGCCTCGGTCGAGCCGGCCGAGCCGGAGTTCAACGACATCGCCGAGATCGTCAAGGTCACCGGGATGGTGGAGAAGCCGAAGCCGGAGGACGCCCCGAGCAACCTGGCCGTCCTCGGCCGGTACGTGCTCCCCGGGCGCATCTTCGACGCGATCAAGCGGACCAAGCCGGGCAGCGGCGGTGAGATCCAGCTGACCGACGCGATGGAGCTGCTGCGGACCGAGGGGGTGCCGGTGCACGCCATCGTCTACCGGGGCACCCGCTACGACACCGGCATGCCGCTCGGCTACCTGCAGACCGTGGTCCAGATCGCCGTCGAGCGGGAGGACCTGGGCGCCGAGTTCCGCAAGTGGCTGGCCGAGTTCGTCAACGCCGACGCGTCGGGCGGTCCGAATACATGA